CTCTATCCCCTCCCGGTCCAGGCGGTTTTTGATGCGCCTGCGAAACTCCCGGGCCACGGCCCACTGCTCGGCGGGCTTGGTGTTGAAGAGGACGCGGATGACCACCCCGGAGTCGGCCAGGCTCTGGACCCCCAGGACCTCGGGTGGATCGGCGAAGCGTTCCCGCCACTCGGGGTCTTGGTAAAAGCGGGCCACCTCGTCCCGGAAGACCTCCAGCGCCCGGTCCAGGTCCTCCCTGTAGGCCACGCTCACGTCCACCACCGCCCGGCTCCACTCCTGGGTGAGGACGGTCACCTGGCGCACCTCGGAGTTGGGGAGGAAGTGG
The window above is part of the Thermus aquaticus genome. Proteins encoded here:
- a CDS encoding mechanosensitive ion channel family protein — encoded protein: HFLPNSEVRQVTVLTQEWSRAVVDVSVAYREDLDRALEVFRDEVARFYQDPEWRERFADPPEVLGVQSLADSGVVIRVLFNTKPAEQWAVAREFRRRIKNRLDREGIE